Proteins found in one Paenibacillus borealis genomic segment:
- a CDS encoding DUF7594 domain-containing protein — protein sequence MTQRLQGSGQRLGWMLSVMLLVVILGTAVPGIARAAGSITLDEPPGGYVSSGGLVEISGTYTGLYDVRLYVNGTAQFEALLDDPDGDDSGSWSYTLDTSRYNGSVELVARGLDTSTRYGVWSPSVSLEVNNPAGIAPVVTITGPDEGVPLGGQVEITVQAESAAPVSGVQVRVNRGPWQQAAYNGTEYAYLWNTAGTGDRTVSLEARATNAPGRYGYSPTVYAQVGAGTHEPALPLPDQDRAMWIWEPESYKLLLNPGSREVLEAFVTDTETFGSEPVTTLYLAVGNYAGYRALEEQEDELRSFMRWAHEQDLSVHALVAGGTSPAYMGAYERYHSHAVREIEQIINYNLTVAGDEKFDGINVDIEPYISPDFKDPSKFLQKEYLDGLQKMIDRRDTAGIRLPFGPAVPKWYDSSEQGASIQWNGTTKWLSEHIQDISDYISIMDYRDSAEGTAGIIAGAAGELAYAEAIGKPNSVVIGVETLDIANSGDPETITFQEEGRSHMEAELDKVYAASGQSSAFGGIAVHHYDSYRALPSYWGPGGVFWTSPEDHEAPSAPSGAPSAVAADYQSVKLNYGMASDNVEVDRYIVYRSTVPGFTPTSADIAGLARGLNYQDKGLLPETTYYYRIAARDLAGNIGPVSSVVSAVTGSTALKPMIVTDMLLSYNGTATTASMKVRDYATGEVLAGAAVEGRFTNSAGRYSTAVTGADGRATFTSEAVAPDRQAGFEPRRVQAAGYYYASAHDLPHTTALLPHGGLGGLTLSAGQWDKPFTAHDKVYTVTVDSNVTELLVTPAAAKVSDAVRINGQPVPSGTAAAVPIGSQPSDLSILVYHEDGTADLYLLHLARSVPADPVVPITMDAYVHEHQPSANFGEMPVLEVADIPNAQGGGDRITLMQAELNLAGIQVQSVTLNVYVTAAPASPVTLALKGYTGVPWTESGLTWNNRPVSGGTSLGTVRVNGAGWYSIDVTAYVTAAAAAGLQPTFQWSDPNTSGIVVLLASSENSDNKSYLLVNSGT from the coding sequence ATGACGCAAAGGCTGCAAGGCTCTGGACAACGGCTTGGATGGATGCTGTCTGTGATGTTGCTGGTTGTAATCTTAGGAACGGCGGTTCCGGGCATTGCCCGGGCCGCAGGCTCGATTACGCTGGACGAGCCTCCCGGGGGATACGTATCCTCCGGCGGGCTGGTGGAGATCAGCGGAACCTATACCGGACTGTATGATGTCCGTTTATATGTGAACGGGACAGCTCAATTCGAAGCGCTGCTGGATGACCCGGACGGGGATGACAGCGGAAGCTGGTCTTACACGCTGGACACCTCCCGTTATAACGGCAGTGTGGAGCTGGTGGCCAGGGGGCTGGATACCTCTACCCGCTATGGGGTATGGAGCCCATCCGTAAGCCTTGAGGTGAACAATCCCGCAGGCATTGCTCCTGTAGTGACGATTACCGGGCCGGATGAAGGAGTTCCCTTAGGCGGACAGGTGGAGATCACCGTCCAGGCGGAGTCTGCCGCGCCGGTCTCGGGCGTGCAGGTCCGGGTGAACCGTGGACCTTGGCAGCAGGCAGCCTATAACGGCACGGAATATGCCTATCTCTGGAATACGGCGGGAACCGGCGACCGGACAGTCAGCCTTGAGGCCCGGGCAACGAATGCGCCCGGACGTTACGGCTACAGCCCGACCGTCTATGCACAGGTCGGTGCCGGTACCCATGAGCCGGCGCTTCCCCTGCCGGATCAGGACCGGGCGATGTGGATCTGGGAGCCGGAGAGCTACAAGCTGCTGCTGAATCCGGGCTCGCGGGAGGTGCTGGAAGCCTTCGTAACGGATACCGAGACCTTCGGGTCAGAGCCGGTCACGACGCTGTATCTGGCTGTAGGCAATTATGCCGGATACCGGGCGCTGGAGGAGCAGGAGGACGAGCTGCGCTCCTTCATGCGCTGGGCGCATGAGCAGGACTTAAGTGTCCATGCCCTTGTGGCGGGCGGAACCTCTCCGGCTTATATGGGCGCTTATGAGCGCTACCATAGTCATGCGGTGCGGGAGATCGAGCAGATTATTAACTACAACCTCACTGTTGCCGGGGATGAGAAGTTCGACGGAATTAATGTGGACATCGAGCCGTATATTTCCCCGGATTTCAAAGATCCAAGCAAATTCCTGCAGAAGGAGTACCTGGATGGTCTGCAGAAGATGATTGACCGCCGCGATACGGCAGGCATCCGGCTGCCCTTCGGCCCGGCTGTGCCGAAATGGTACGATTCCTCCGAGCAGGGAGCTAGTATCCAGTGGAACGGCACGACGAAATGGCTGTCCGAGCATATCCAGGATATCTCCGATTATATCTCGATCATGGATTACCGGGATTCCGCAGAAGGAACAGCAGGCATCATTGCCGGAGCTGCCGGTGAGCTTGCCTATGCTGAGGCCATAGGCAAGCCGAATTCCGTAGTCATCGGGGTGGAGACGCTGGATATTGCGAACAGCGGCGACCCGGAGACCATCACCTTTCAGGAGGAAGGCCGCAGCCACATGGAAGCTGAGCTGGATAAGGTGTATGCAGCTTCCGGTCAGAGCAGTGCCTTCGGCGGAATAGCAGTACATCATTATGATTCCTACCGGGCGCTGCCTTCGTATTGGGGACCGGGAGGCGTATTCTGGACGTCGCCGGAAGACCATGAGGCGCCTTCCGCACCTTCGGGCGCACCGTCCGCTGTTGCCGCTGACTATCAGAGCGTAAAGCTGAATTACGGCATGGCCTCTGATAATGTTGAGGTAGACCGGTATATTGTCTACCGCAGCACGGTCCCCGGCTTCACGCCGACCTCTGCGGATATTGCCGGACTCGCCCGCGGCCTGAATTACCAGGACAAGGGCCTGCTTCCGGAGACCACCTACTATTACCGCATCGCGGCCCGCGATCTGGCGGGCAATATCGGGCCGGTATCCAGTGTGGTGTCTGCGGTCACCGGCAGCACGGCGCTTAAGCCGATGATAGTGACAGATATGCTGCTCTCGTACAACGGTACTGCGACGACAGCTTCCATGAAGGTGCGTGATTATGCTACAGGAGAAGTGCTTGCAGGCGCCGCTGTGGAAGGCCGGTTCACGAATTCCGCAGGCCGTTACTCTACGGCCGTCACGGGAGCCGACGGACGCGCCACTTTTACTTCAGAAGCGGTTGCCCCGGACAGGCAGGCCGGATTCGAGCCGAGAAGAGTTCAGGCAGCCGGGTATTACTATGCCAGTGCCCATGACCTGCCGCACACCACGGCGCTGCTGCCGCATGGCGGGCTTGGCGGTTTAACATTATCGGCAGGTCAATGGGACAAACCATTTACCGCTCATGACAAAGTCTATACCGTAACTGTCGATAGCAATGTAACGGAGCTGCTGGTCACTCCGGCTGCAGCTAAGGTATCCGATGCGGTGCGTATTAACGGCCAGCCCGTTCCTTCAGGAACAGCAGCAGCTGTCCCGATCGGTTCGCAGCCGTCTGATCTGTCCATCCTGGTGTATCACGAGGATGGAACGGCGGATCTGTATCTTCTACATCTCGCCAGAAGTGTTCCGGCAGATCCGGTGGTCCCAATAACAATGGATGCTTATGTCCATGAACATCAGCCATCGGCTAATTTCGGCGAGATGCCCGTTCTGGAGGTGGCTGACATTCCGAACGCCCAGGGCGGAGGAGACCGTATCACCTTAATGCAGGCTGAATTGAATCTGGCTGGAATTCAGGTGCAGTCTGTCACGCTGAACGTATATGTTACCGCAGCGCCAGCCTCACCGGTTACGCTTGCTCTGAAGGGCTACACCGGAGTGCCGTGGACCGAGAGCGGCCTTACGTGGAATAACCGCCCTGTCAGCGGCGGGACCAGTCTCGGGACGGTCCGGGTGAACGGGGCAGGCTGGTACAGCATCGATGTCACAGCTTATGTTACTGCTGCCGCCGCTGCCGGATTGCAGCCGACCTTCCAGTGGAGTGATCCCAATACTTCCGGCATCGTTGTATTGCTGGCCAGTTCAGAGAATTCGGATAACAAGTCATATCTGCTGGTGAACAGCGGAACTTAA
- a CDS encoding extracellular solute-binding protein produces the protein MNKWKSVMLPLVAAAMLVTGCSGGNNNTSSPGAEAPGGDAAAATAEAKQEHTFTALLDNNATFPYSKDWPVWGWIKDKTGVTLEVQTPSGKLAEALNLAVASNALPDLMYMPNRKESNKFGQQGALVDLMEHMDKLPNLTAWMKQYPDEAKAALSADGKMYMFPNQGFGETNRMIWMYRQDIFEKEGIQAPATYEELHTALKTLKAKYPDSYPLSVRYGQIPDEMNTNMTVNYGTGEGAYYDFDSKEWRYGPTEDSYKEMVGMWKQFYDEGLIPPDFLSLQTKQWQDMVSTGKSFVTVDYISRVDFFNNAMRKENPEFSMQFMAPPAGLAGGKQLNPYFHYMEGGLTVASTSKNIDDIMTYMDFFYSEEGRTLSSWGVEGETYVKEGSTIKFKPEFTDVIEMRKQTGLQTSGTYTWIDFNAHLSLFSDDLKHAYEEAVKYDPANMQPRPAFTEKENEVISITGQAIKKHRDESFAKFVTGSRKLADWDKYVEEINNLGVDKLLATYKEAYDRVQNIQLGSK, from the coding sequence ATGAACAAATGGAAGTCTGTAATGCTGCCCCTCGTGGCTGCGGCCATGCTGGTGACCGGATGTAGCGGAGGCAACAACAATACCTCCTCACCCGGGGCTGAAGCACCGGGCGGAGATGCCGCCGCTGCCACTGCTGAAGCGAAGCAGGAGCACACCTTCACCGCACTCCTAGACAACAATGCCACCTTTCCGTATTCCAAGGACTGGCCCGTCTGGGGCTGGATTAAGGACAAGACCGGCGTAACGCTGGAGGTGCAGACGCCTTCCGGGAAGCTTGCCGAAGCGCTGAATCTGGCGGTAGCCTCCAATGCGCTGCCGGATCTGATGTATATGCCCAACCGCAAGGAATCGAACAAGTTCGGGCAGCAGGGTGCACTCGTGGATCTGATGGAGCATATGGACAAGCTGCCGAATTTGACCGCATGGATGAAGCAATATCCGGATGAGGCTAAGGCTGCACTCTCTGCCGACGGCAAAATGTATATGTTCCCGAATCAGGGCTTCGGTGAAACGAACCGCATGATCTGGATGTACCGCCAGGATATTTTTGAGAAGGAAGGCATTCAGGCTCCGGCAACGTATGAAGAGCTGCATACAGCCCTCAAGACGCTCAAGGCGAAATACCCGGACAGCTATCCGTTGTCTGTCCGTTACGGCCAGATCCCGGATGAGATGAACACGAATATGACGGTCAACTATGGGACAGGCGAAGGGGCTTACTATGATTTTGACAGTAAGGAATGGCGCTATGGTCCGACGGAGGACAGCTACAAGGAAATGGTCGGCATGTGGAAGCAGTTCTATGATGAAGGGCTGATTCCGCCGGATTTCCTCTCTCTGCAGACCAAGCAGTGGCAGGACATGGTCTCCACCGGCAAGTCGTTCGTGACCGTTGATTACATCAGCCGGGTGGACTTCTTCAATAATGCGATGCGCAAGGAGAATCCTGAATTCAGCATGCAGTTCATGGCTCCTCCTGCAGGACTTGCCGGCGGTAAACAGCTGAATCCGTACTTCCATTATATGGAGGGCGGTCTGACTGTAGCTTCCACCTCGAAGAATATCGATGACATTATGACTTACATGGACTTTTTCTATTCGGAAGAAGGACGTACGCTCAGCAGCTGGGGAGTGGAAGGCGAGACTTATGTGAAGGAAGGCAGCACGATCAAATTCAAGCCGGAATTCACCGATGTCATTGAGATGCGGAAGCAGACAGGGCTGCAGACCAGCGGAACGTATACCTGGATTGACTTCAATGCCCATCTGTCCCTGTTCTCGGACGACCTGAAGCACGCCTATGAAGAGGCTGTCAAATATGATCCGGCCAATATGCAGCCGCGTCCGGCCTTCACGGAGAAGGAGAATGAAGTCATCTCAATCACCGGACAGGCGATCAAGAAGCACCGTGACGAGAGCTTTGCCAAGTTCGTTACCGGTTCCCGCAAGCTGGCGGACTGGGATAAATATGTAGAGGAGATTAACAATCTCGGAGTAGACAAGCTGCTGGCGACGTATAAGGAAGCTTACGACCGCGTTCAGAATATTCAATTAGGCAGTAAGTAA
- a CDS encoding carbohydrate ABC transporter permease — protein sequence MRSPKISLFNVVSTIFLLVVVVITLYPFLHMLAVSLSSDVNVIKNNISFWPKGFNVNMYELVLGDPKIWTAYKNTIIYTVLGTLISLVVTSTGAYALSRRDMALRKSFTMLIVITMFFSGGMIPTFLVVRSLDMVDTVWGMVLPGAVSTWNLILMRTFFSGIPKELEESGRIDGLNDIGIFMRIIVPLSKASFATIALFYAVGMWNNFIYPLLYLRTPDLFPLQVLLRNLVLAGSASSGDVTGIGGDNQVVEESLKYATIMVSTLPILTVYPFVQKYFVKGAMIGAVKG from the coding sequence ATGAGATCACCGAAGATTTCCTTGTTTAACGTAGTCAGTACGATCTTTCTGCTGGTGGTTGTGGTGATTACGCTCTATCCGTTCCTGCACATGCTTGCGGTATCCCTGAGCAGTGATGTCAATGTCATTAAGAATAACATTTCGTTCTGGCCGAAGGGCTTCAATGTGAATATGTACGAGCTTGTGCTTGGAGACCCGAAGATCTGGACGGCCTATAAAAATACGATTATATACACTGTACTCGGCACCCTGATCTCGCTGGTGGTTACCTCTACAGGAGCGTATGCGCTCTCCCGACGGGATATGGCGCTGCGTAAGAGCTTCACCATGCTGATCGTCATTACGATGTTCTTCAGTGGAGGGATGATCCCGACCTTCCTCGTCGTCCGGTCCCTGGACATGGTGGATACCGTATGGGGCATGGTACTGCCGGGCGCGGTCAGTACCTGGAATCTGATTCTGATGCGGACCTTCTTCTCCGGTATTCCCAAGGAGCTGGAGGAATCCGGCCGCATCGACGGATTGAATGATATCGGCATATTTATGCGCATCATTGTTCCGCTGTCGAAGGCTTCCTTCGCCACCATTGCCTTGTTTTACGCAGTGGGCATGTGGAATAACTTCATCTACCCGCTGCTGTATCTGCGCACACCCGATCTGTTCCCGCTGCAGGTTCTGCTCCGCAATCTGGTGCTGGCGGGGAGCGCAAGCTCCGGGGATGTGACCGGAATCGGGGGAGATAATCAGGTCGTTGAAGAATCACTCAAATATGCAACGATTATGGTATCGACCCTTCCGATTCTCACTGTGTATCCGTTTGTTCAGAAGTATTTTGTGAAGGGCGCCATGATCGGTGCAGTGAAAGGCTGA